From the genome of Triticum aestivum cultivar Chinese Spring chromosome 3B, IWGSC CS RefSeq v2.1, whole genome shotgun sequence, one region includes:
- the LOC123071145 gene encoding histone-lysine N-methyltransferase, H3 lysine-9 specific SUVH1 isoform X1, with translation MCYAMDTNSALLDAGIQLLRAVMDRTSNFMPTPDQDVLDIQPLRTLAPMFPAPLGVNTFNVPNTTPPLIFVTSAGQFPGGVGAPGHPAFRSFAAAFGAQDAYGGQPASSGGQHDGGGHPASSRRQDGGGGQATTFADKYAANGGQTAANGATNLGASADSPIDVIPISAYRPTPPPVIPLDDDDDDNEHFTGNQTSASGRKIKRPSHLSGYKMSGGLGSDDNNGVKTKRNKTSHRKAGADNEFTSVPLSSSNPREAVEEVLMNFEALRRRHLQLDAAQESTKRPDLKIGAVMMANNLRANIRKRIGVVPGVEIGDIFYFRMELCIIGLHAPTMAGIDYMTHTFGDKDDDSVAVCIVAAGVYENEDDATDTLVYSGSGGSSKNNEEMHDQKLERGNLALQMSLSRKNVIRVVRGFKDPGCLGGKVYMYDGLYKIHESWKERTKTGINCFKYKLLREPGQPEGMSIWKMSRKWVENPGTRGRVLHPDLSSGTENLPVCLVNDVDSEKGPGLFTYITQVKYPKPLSSMKPLQGCSCLNACLPSDTDCGCTQFNGGNLPYSSTGLLVCRKNRLHECGESCQCSVNCRNRVTQKGVRVHFEIFRTGNRGWGLRSWDPIRAGSFICEYVGEVIDESKLNLDGEDDYVFQTVRPGEKTLKWDYVPELRGLQITNNSADTFEPLPIKISAKKMGNIARFMNHSCSPKAFWQPVQFDHGDDGHPHIMFFALKHIPPMTELTYDYGDIGADSSGIGSPGAKRCLCGSSNCRGYFC, from the coding sequence ATGTGCTATGCCATGGACACTAACTCTGCTTTGCTTGATGCAGGGATCCAGCTGCTGCGAGCCGTCATGGACCGGACATCGAATTTCATGCCTACTCCTGATCAGGATGTCCTGGATATCCAGCCCCTGAGGACTTTGGCTCCCATGTTCCCTGCGCCTCTGGGGGTCAACACGTTTAACGTGCCCAACACCACCCCACCATTGATATTTGTCACTTCAGCTGGGCAGTTTCCAGGGGGGGTTGGTGCTCCGGGCCATCCTGCTTTCAGGTCATTCGCCGCCGCTTTCGGTGCTCAAGATGCTTATGGAGGGCAGCCTGCCTCTTCTGGTGGCCAGCATGACGGTGGAGGGCATCCTGCCTCTTCTCGTCGCCAGGATGGTGGTGGAGGCCAGGCTACCACCTTTGCTGATAAGTACGCTGCTAATGGAGGCCAGACTGCTGCTAATGGGGCTACAAACCTTGGCGCCAGCGCTGACAGCCCAATTGATGTCATCCCTATATCAGCTTACAGGCCGACACCGCCACCTGTTATACCActggacgacgatgacgatgacaaTGAGCATTTCACTGGCAACCAGACATCAGCATCTGGGCGGAAGATCAAGAGGCCGTCCCACCTAAGTGGATATAAGATGAGCGGCGGTTTGGGCAGTGATGACAACAATGGTGTGAAGACCAAACGCAACAAGACCTCTCACAGGAAGGCTGGTGCTGACAATGAGTTTACCTCGGTGCCCCTTTCATCCAGCAATCCCAGGGAGGCTGTGGAAGAGGTTCTCATGAACTTCGAGGCCCTGCGGCGTAGACATCTTCAATTGGATGCGGCACAAGAGAGTACCAAACGCCCAGACCTTAAGATTGGTGCCGTGATGATGGCCAATAATCTTAGGGCTAACATCAGGAAGAGGATTGGAGTTGTTCCTGGAGTTGAAATAGGGGATATTTTCTACTTCAGGATGGAGCTATGCATTATTGGCTTGCATGCTCCTACCATGGCTGGAATTGATTATATGACCCACACCTTTGGTGATAAGGATGATGATTCTGTAGCAGTATGTATTGTCGCTGCAGGTGTTTATGAGAATGAAGATGATGCTACAGACACACTAGTCTACAGCGGTTCAGGAGGTAGTAGCAAGAACAATGAGGAGATGCATGACCAGAAGCTTGAGAGGGGTAACCTTGCTCTTCAGATGAGCCTGTCGAGAAAGAATGTGATCCGGGTTGTACGGGGATTTAAAGATCCAGGTTGCTTGGGTGGGAAGGTTTATATGTATGATGGCCTCTATAAGATCCATGAGTCCTGGAAGGAGAGAACAAAGACTGGGATCAATTGCTTCAAGTACAAGCTGCTGAGGGAGCCAGGACAACCCGAGGGAATGTCAATCTGGAAGATGTCCCGGAAATGGGTGGAGAATCCAGGAACTAGAGGCAGAGTTTTACACCCTGATCTATCATCTGGTACTGAAAATCTTCCGGTGTGTCTTGTCAATGATGTTGACAGTGAGAAAGGACCAGGCCTTTTCACCTATATTACTCAGGTCAAGTACCCAAAGCCACTAAGTTCTATGAAACCATTACAGGGTTGTTCATGCCTCAATGCTTGTCTGCCCAGTGATACGGATTGTGGTTGTACACAGTTTAATGGAGGTAATTTACCTTATAGTTCAACAGGATTGCTTGTATGCCGCAAAAATAGGCTACATGAATGTGGTGAATCTTGCCAGTGTTCAGTTAACTGCCGTAACAGGGTGACACAGAAGGGGGTTAGGGTTCACTTTGAGATCTTCAGGACAGGAAATCGAGGCTGGGGTCTTCGTTCATGGGATCCTATACGGGCTGGCTCATTTATCTGCGAGTATGTTGGCGAGGTTATTGATGAGAGTAAACTGAATTTGGATGGTGAAGATGATTACGTTTTTCAGACTGTGCGTCCTGGTGAGAAGACATTAAAATGGGATTATGTACCTGAACTGAGGGGGTTGCAAATCACAAATAATTCAGCTGATACTTTTGAGCCACTGCCCATCAAGATAAGTGCAAAGAAAATGGGAAACATCGCACGTTTCATGAACCATAGTTGTTCCCCTAAGGCCTTCTGGCAGCCAGTTCAGTTTGACCATGGAGATGATggtcacccacatatcatgttctTTGCACTGAAGCACATCCCTCCCATGACAGAGCTGACGTACGACTATGGTGATATTGGAGCTGATTCTAGTGGTATAGGTTCTCCTGGAGCTAAGAGATGCCTTTGTGGATCCTCAAATTGCCGGGGCTATTTCTGCTGA
- the LOC123071145 gene encoding histone-lysine N-methyltransferase, H3 lysine-9 specific SUVH1 isoform X2 gives MDRTSNFMPTPDQDVLDIQPLRTLAPMFPAPLGVNTFNVPNTTPPLIFVTSAGQFPGGVGAPGHPAFRSFAAAFGAQDAYGGQPASSGGQHDGGGHPASSRRQDGGGGQATTFADKYAANGGQTAANGATNLGASADSPIDVIPISAYRPTPPPVIPLDDDDDDNEHFTGNQTSASGRKIKRPSHLSGYKMSGGLGSDDNNGVKTKRNKTSHRKAGADNEFTSVPLSSSNPREAVEEVLMNFEALRRRHLQLDAAQESTKRPDLKIGAVMMANNLRANIRKRIGVVPGVEIGDIFYFRMELCIIGLHAPTMAGIDYMTHTFGDKDDDSVAVCIVAAGVYENEDDATDTLVYSGSGGSSKNNEEMHDQKLERGNLALQMSLSRKNVIRVVRGFKDPGCLGGKVYMYDGLYKIHESWKERTKTGINCFKYKLLREPGQPEGMSIWKMSRKWVENPGTRGRVLHPDLSSGTENLPVCLVNDVDSEKGPGLFTYITQVKYPKPLSSMKPLQGCSCLNACLPSDTDCGCTQFNGGNLPYSSTGLLVCRKNRLHECGESCQCSVNCRNRVTQKGVRVHFEIFRTGNRGWGLRSWDPIRAGSFICEYVGEVIDESKLNLDGEDDYVFQTVRPGEKTLKWDYVPELRGLQITNNSADTFEPLPIKISAKKMGNIARFMNHSCSPKAFWQPVQFDHGDDGHPHIMFFALKHIPPMTELTYDYGDIGADSSGIGSPGAKRCLCGSSNCRGYFC, from the coding sequence ATGGACCGGACATCGAATTTCATGCCTACTCCTGATCAGGATGTCCTGGATATCCAGCCCCTGAGGACTTTGGCTCCCATGTTCCCTGCGCCTCTGGGGGTCAACACGTTTAACGTGCCCAACACCACCCCACCATTGATATTTGTCACTTCAGCTGGGCAGTTTCCAGGGGGGGTTGGTGCTCCGGGCCATCCTGCTTTCAGGTCATTCGCCGCCGCTTTCGGTGCTCAAGATGCTTATGGAGGGCAGCCTGCCTCTTCTGGTGGCCAGCATGACGGTGGAGGGCATCCTGCCTCTTCTCGTCGCCAGGATGGTGGTGGAGGCCAGGCTACCACCTTTGCTGATAAGTACGCTGCTAATGGAGGCCAGACTGCTGCTAATGGGGCTACAAACCTTGGCGCCAGCGCTGACAGCCCAATTGATGTCATCCCTATATCAGCTTACAGGCCGACACCGCCACCTGTTATACCActggacgacgatgacgatgacaaTGAGCATTTCACTGGCAACCAGACATCAGCATCTGGGCGGAAGATCAAGAGGCCGTCCCACCTAAGTGGATATAAGATGAGCGGCGGTTTGGGCAGTGATGACAACAATGGTGTGAAGACCAAACGCAACAAGACCTCTCACAGGAAGGCTGGTGCTGACAATGAGTTTACCTCGGTGCCCCTTTCATCCAGCAATCCCAGGGAGGCTGTGGAAGAGGTTCTCATGAACTTCGAGGCCCTGCGGCGTAGACATCTTCAATTGGATGCGGCACAAGAGAGTACCAAACGCCCAGACCTTAAGATTGGTGCCGTGATGATGGCCAATAATCTTAGGGCTAACATCAGGAAGAGGATTGGAGTTGTTCCTGGAGTTGAAATAGGGGATATTTTCTACTTCAGGATGGAGCTATGCATTATTGGCTTGCATGCTCCTACCATGGCTGGAATTGATTATATGACCCACACCTTTGGTGATAAGGATGATGATTCTGTAGCAGTATGTATTGTCGCTGCAGGTGTTTATGAGAATGAAGATGATGCTACAGACACACTAGTCTACAGCGGTTCAGGAGGTAGTAGCAAGAACAATGAGGAGATGCATGACCAGAAGCTTGAGAGGGGTAACCTTGCTCTTCAGATGAGCCTGTCGAGAAAGAATGTGATCCGGGTTGTACGGGGATTTAAAGATCCAGGTTGCTTGGGTGGGAAGGTTTATATGTATGATGGCCTCTATAAGATCCATGAGTCCTGGAAGGAGAGAACAAAGACTGGGATCAATTGCTTCAAGTACAAGCTGCTGAGGGAGCCAGGACAACCCGAGGGAATGTCAATCTGGAAGATGTCCCGGAAATGGGTGGAGAATCCAGGAACTAGAGGCAGAGTTTTACACCCTGATCTATCATCTGGTACTGAAAATCTTCCGGTGTGTCTTGTCAATGATGTTGACAGTGAGAAAGGACCAGGCCTTTTCACCTATATTACTCAGGTCAAGTACCCAAAGCCACTAAGTTCTATGAAACCATTACAGGGTTGTTCATGCCTCAATGCTTGTCTGCCCAGTGATACGGATTGTGGTTGTACACAGTTTAATGGAGGTAATTTACCTTATAGTTCAACAGGATTGCTTGTATGCCGCAAAAATAGGCTACATGAATGTGGTGAATCTTGCCAGTGTTCAGTTAACTGCCGTAACAGGGTGACACAGAAGGGGGTTAGGGTTCACTTTGAGATCTTCAGGACAGGAAATCGAGGCTGGGGTCTTCGTTCATGGGATCCTATACGGGCTGGCTCATTTATCTGCGAGTATGTTGGCGAGGTTATTGATGAGAGTAAACTGAATTTGGATGGTGAAGATGATTACGTTTTTCAGACTGTGCGTCCTGGTGAGAAGACATTAAAATGGGATTATGTACCTGAACTGAGGGGGTTGCAAATCACAAATAATTCAGCTGATACTTTTGAGCCACTGCCCATCAAGATAAGTGCAAAGAAAATGGGAAACATCGCACGTTTCATGAACCATAGTTGTTCCCCTAAGGCCTTCTGGCAGCCAGTTCAGTTTGACCATGGAGATGATggtcacccacatatcatgttctTTGCACTGAAGCACATCCCTCCCATGACAGAGCTGACGTACGACTATGGTGATATTGGAGCTGATTCTAGTGGTATAGGTTCTCCTGGAGCTAAGAGATGCCTTTGTGGATCCTCAAATTGCCGGGGCTATTTCTGCTGA